In Marinomonas posidonica IVIA-Po-181, a single window of DNA contains:
- the pnp gene encoding polyribonucleotide nucleotidyltransferase produces MSITTKTFQFGNDTVTLETGRIARQATGAVLCTIGDAQVLATVVGAKSAAPGQGFFPLSVHYQERAYAVGKIPGGFLKREGRPSEKETLTSRLIDRPIRPLFPKGFMNEVQVVCTVMSTNTNLDADIAAMLATSAALTISGIPFNGPIGAARVGFNDESGYVLNPSYSELESSLLDMVVAGTKDAVLMVESEAQELTEDEMLGAVLFAHKEMQAAISAITEFAAEAGKPRWEWQPEAANVSLQEAVESGYAAQIEDAYGISEKMARYAQLGQVRDAAVAALVTEEGEFTEADVTSVFSKLEKRIVRRRVIDGKPRIDGRDNKTVRPINVEVGLLSKTHGSSLFTRGETQAIATCTLGTSRDSQMTDGLTGEGKDSFMLHYNFPPYSVGECGRMGGVGRREIGHGRLARRGVQAVLPTEEEFPYTIRIVSEITESNGSSSMASVCGASLSMMDAGVPLKAPVAGIAMGLIKEDDGFAVLTDILGDEDHLGDMDFKVAGTEEGITALQMDIKIEGINEEIMDIALSQALEARAHILREMAKTIGYARPEVSPNAPSMATIKIDPEKIRDVIGKGGATIRSITEQTGASIDLDDDGTVRIYAADKAASDAALLKIHEITAEAEVDKLYKGKVVRLAEFGAFVNILPGKDGLVHISQIAEERIRAVTDFLAEDQEVIVKVLDVDARGRIKLSMKDVTEEEKAAFTE; encoded by the coding sequence GTGAGTATTACGACAAAAACTTTCCAGTTCGGTAATGATACCGTTACTCTTGAAACTGGCCGCATCGCTCGTCAAGCGACTGGTGCTGTATTATGTACAATTGGTGATGCGCAAGTATTGGCAACCGTGGTTGGTGCGAAAAGCGCCGCGCCGGGTCAAGGTTTCTTCCCATTATCTGTTCACTATCAAGAGCGTGCCTACGCTGTCGGTAAAATTCCAGGTGGTTTTTTAAAGCGTGAAGGTCGTCCTTCTGAAAAAGAAACGCTAACTTCTCGTTTGATCGACCGTCCGATTCGTCCTTTGTTTCCGAAAGGTTTCATGAACGAAGTTCAGGTTGTTTGTACTGTTATGTCTACCAACACAAACTTGGATGCGGACATTGCTGCTATGTTGGCAACGTCTGCTGCTTTGACCATTTCTGGTATCCCGTTCAACGGCCCAATTGGTGCCGCTCGTGTTGGATTCAATGATGAGTCTGGTTATGTTCTAAATCCAAGTTACTCTGAGCTAGAATCTTCTCTACTAGACATGGTTGTTGCGGGTACGAAAGACGCTGTATTAATGGTTGAGTCTGAAGCGCAAGAGCTAACAGAAGACGAAATGCTAGGTGCGGTTTTGTTCGCACACAAAGAAATGCAAGCAGCGATCAGTGCTATTACTGAATTTGCAGCGGAAGCGGGTAAACCACGCTGGGAATGGCAACCAGAAGCCGCCAATGTTTCTCTACAAGAAGCGGTTGAATCTGGTTACGCAGCGCAAATTGAAGACGCATACGGTATTAGCGAGAAAATGGCTCGCTACGCTCAGCTTGGTCAAGTGCGTGATGCTGCAGTTGCGGCTTTGGTAACTGAAGAAGGTGAATTCACAGAAGCGGATGTAACGTCTGTATTTTCGAAACTAGAAAAACGTATTGTTCGTCGTCGTGTTATTGATGGCAAGCCACGTATTGATGGTCGTGACAACAAGACAGTTCGTCCAATCAATGTTGAAGTTGGTTTGTTGAGCAAAACTCACGGTTCTTCTTTGTTTACTCGTGGTGAAACTCAGGCGATTGCAACTTGTACTTTGGGCACAAGCCGCGATTCACAAATGACAGATGGTCTAACAGGCGAAGGTAAAGACAGCTTCATGCTTCATTACAACTTCCCTCCATACTCTGTTGGTGAATGTGGTCGTATGGGTGGTGTTGGTCGTCGTGAAATTGGTCATGGTCGTCTGGCTCGCCGTGGTGTTCAAGCGGTATTGCCGACAGAAGAAGAATTCCCATACACAATTCGTATCGTATCTGAGATCACAGAATCAAACGGTTCAAGCTCAATGGCTTCTGTTTGTGGTGCGTCTTTATCAATGATGGACGCGGGTGTTCCTCTTAAAGCGCCAGTTGCTGGTATTGCCATGGGTCTTATTAAAGAAGACGATGGTTTTGCTGTCTTGACTGACATTCTTGGTGATGAAGATCACCTAGGTGATATGGACTTTAAAGTAGCGGGTACTGAAGAAGGTATTACAGCGCTGCAAATGGACATTAAGATCGAAGGCATCAATGAAGAAATCATGGACATTGCCTTAAGCCAAGCGCTTGAAGCTCGTGCTCATATTCTTCGTGAAATGGCGAAAACCATTGGTTATGCACGTCCTGAAGTGTCTCCAAATGCGCCTTCTATGGCGACGATCAAAATTGATCCTGAGAAAATTCGTGATGTTATCGGTAAAGGTGGTGCAACGATTCGTTCTATTACAGAACAAACAGGCGCTTCTATCGACCTTGATGATGACGGTACGGTACGTATCTATGCTGCAGATAAAGCTGCTTCTGATGCTGCGCTACTGAAAATTCATGAAATTACAGCCGAAGCAGAAGTCGATAAACTTTACAAAGGTAAGGTGGTTCGCCTTGCTGAGTTTGGTGCTTTTGTTAACATCTTGCCTGGTAAAGATGGCTTGGTGCATATTTCTCAGATCGCTGAAGAGCGTATCCGTGCGGTAACCGATTTCCTAGCGGAAGATCAAGAAGTCATCGTTAAAGTTCTAGATGTTGATGCTCGTGGCCGTATCAAACTGTCTATGAAAGATGTAACGGAAGAAGAGAAAGCCGCCTTTACTGAATAA
- the rpsO gene encoding 30S ribosomal protein S15 has translation MALSAESKAALVKEFQVAEGDTGSPEVQVALLTKNIEGLQGHFKAHIHDHHSRRGLIRMVNQRRKLLDYLKRKDAARYTSLIKKLGLRR, from the coding sequence ATGGCATTGTCTGCAGAATCTAAAGCAGCATTGGTTAAAGAGTTTCAAGTAGCGGAAGGCGACACTGGTTCACCTGAAGTTCAAGTAGCATTGTTGACTAAGAACATCGAAGGTCTACAAGGTCACTTTAAAGCTCATATCCATGACCATCATTCTCGTCGTGGTCTAATTCGCATGGTAAACCAACGTCGTAAATTGTTGGATTACCTTAAGCGTAAAGACGCAGCGCGTTACACAAGCTTGATCAAAAAGCTAGGTCTACGTCGCTAA
- the truB gene encoding tRNA pseudouridine(55) synthase TruB has translation MSKTKWRSVDGIVLLNKPIGLSSNQALQRVRRLYRAAKAGHTGALDPLATGMLPLCLGEATKFSQFLLDADKRYITCIQLGKRTTTGDKEGDVLTDESVPLLADADLESILDQFRGDIEQVPPMYSALKHEGKPLYEYARKGIVIERKRRQVRISNLTLISRTADTLTLDVQCSKGTYIRTIGEDIGEALGCGAHLHSLHRVSTAGYSPDDMMSLEEFEALAQQGEDQLDAKLMSMDTAVAHLDQVELSPLLAREMVFGRRVENHTELALDSLVRLYDQGENRFLGLGVIKDHFIKPQRLINTSELANN, from the coding sequence ATGTCTAAAACGAAATGGCGTTCAGTAGACGGTATCGTCTTGCTGAACAAGCCGATCGGCTTGAGCTCCAACCAAGCTCTACAACGTGTTCGTCGCTTATATCGAGCGGCGAAAGCGGGCCACACCGGTGCACTTGACCCATTAGCAACGGGGATGTTACCCCTTTGTCTTGGTGAGGCCACCAAATTCTCTCAATTCTTGTTAGATGCAGATAAGCGTTATATCACTTGTATTCAGTTGGGGAAACGAACCACAACGGGGGACAAAGAAGGTGATGTACTGACTGATGAGTCTGTTCCATTGCTTGCTGATGCTGACCTAGAATCCATACTCGATCAATTTCGTGGTGATATTGAGCAGGTGCCGCCTATGTATTCTGCCTTGAAGCATGAAGGCAAACCTCTTTATGAGTATGCGCGAAAAGGGATTGTCATTGAGCGTAAACGTCGTCAGGTGAGAATTTCAAATCTGACCTTGATTTCTCGCACCGCGGATACTTTAACCTTGGATGTGCAGTGTTCAAAAGGCACCTATATTCGCACCATTGGTGAAGATATTGGTGAAGCATTAGGGTGTGGCGCGCATTTGCATTCGCTGCACCGTGTTTCAACTGCAGGTTACTCGCCAGATGATATGATGAGTTTGGAAGAGTTTGAGGCACTGGCGCAACAAGGTGAAGATCAACTTGATGCAAAATTAATGTCAATGGATACTGCCGTTGCGCATTTAGATCAGGTAGAATTGTCGCCATTGCTAGCGAGAGAAATGGTGTTTGGCCGTCGTGTCGAAAATCATACAGAATTAGCGTTAGACAGCTTGGTTCGCTTATATGATCAAGGTGAAAATCGCTTTTTGGGTCTAGGGGTGATAAAAGATCATTTTATTAAGCCTCAACGACTTATAAATACCAGTGAGTTAGCAAACAATTAG
- the rbfA gene encoding 30S ribosome-binding factor RbfA yields MAGEFSRTSRIGDQLQKELASLIQFEVKDPRLGLVTINEVRVAKDLGYADVYYTVLGKDDQPEVIAENQAALDSAKGFLRRRLSQEVKLRVMPHLRFHYDQSVLNGTRMSALIDEAIRDDQSKSGNEDE; encoded by the coding sequence ATGGCAGGCGAATTTAGTCGTACTAGTCGGATTGGTGACCAGCTCCAAAAGGAGCTGGCGTCCTTGATCCAGTTTGAAGTAAAAGATCCTCGTTTAGGCTTGGTGACCATAAATGAAGTTCGCGTTGCCAAAGACCTTGGTTACGCGGATGTTTATTACACTGTTCTGGGAAAAGATGATCAGCCTGAAGTCATTGCTGAAAATCAAGCCGCACTCGACAGCGCAAAAGGTTTTTTGCGTCGTCGTTTGTCGCAAGAAGTGAAATTGCGGGTGATGCCGCATCTACGTTTTCACTATGACCAAAGTGTGTTGAATGGTACCCGTATGTCAGCTTTGATTGACGAAGCAATTCGTGATGATCAAAGTAAAAGCGGTAACGAAGACGAGTAA
- the infB gene encoding translation initiation factor IF-2 encodes MTVQTVKILSELVNKPVDKLLAQMKEAGLPQTKADQEVSEVEKQVLLNYLKRQHGEDETADNQRITLQRKKTSTISGDGGKSVNVAVKKKRTYVKRDDVDEEAQKQEELAKRLAEEQAREQAEEQARLEAERKLAEETVAKAKAEAEEKARQEAEKTVATKDNGVLNDTEQNASDVGAAEPVETPKQKKAPKKATQPAMDSKKPSVAPKGKKGVRHESDKEKDKPRGRNNPDNKRSRVNVNDGDEFGRRGGKLGRKHKKATKQEHGFQKPTAKMIHEVALPESITVAELAEKMAVKGAEVIKIMFKMGAMATINQTIDRDTATLVVEEMGHTVKYIDENAVENDMIDAIDYEGEAIKRAPVVTVMGHVDHGKTSLLDYIRTTRVAAAESGGITQHIGAYHVETPHGMVSFLDTPGHAAFTSMRARGAKATDIVILVCAADDGVMPQTIEAIQHARAAEVPMVVAITKVDKEGADIERVKNELVAQEVVPEEWGGDIQFVGVSAKSGEGIEALLEAVLLQAEVLELSAVPSAPGKGVVVEARLDRGRGSVATLLVQNGTLRKGDIVLAGLQMGRVRALLDENGKAIDDAGPSIPVEILGLDGTPDAGEEFIVVADERKAREVANFRQGKYREVRFARQHSAKLENLFSEMGKDEVRTLNVVLKADVRGSLEALIKSLTDLNTDEVKVNIVSSGVGGITETDATLALASEAVIFGFNVRADTSAKQFIERESIDLRYYSVIYNIIDDVKQALSGMLTPDLREEIQGTAEVRDVFRSPKFGLIAGCMVIEGTVYRNKQIRVLRDDVVIYEGELESLRRFKDAVNEVSRGMECGIGVKNYTDVKVGDKIEVFETIEVARTL; translated from the coding sequence ATGACAGTTCAAACCGTAAAGATACTATCCGAACTGGTTAATAAACCAGTCGATAAGCTACTAGCTCAGATGAAAGAGGCTGGTCTTCCGCAAACAAAAGCGGACCAAGAAGTCTCTGAAGTTGAAAAGCAAGTGTTATTGAACTATTTAAAACGTCAGCATGGCGAAGATGAAACGGCTGACAACCAACGCATTACATTGCAGCGTAAGAAAACCAGTACCATTTCTGGTGATGGTGGCAAATCAGTCAATGTGGCTGTGAAGAAAAAACGTACTTACGTAAAGCGTGATGATGTTGACGAAGAGGCGCAAAAGCAGGAAGAATTAGCTAAGCGTCTTGCCGAAGAGCAAGCTCGCGAGCAAGCAGAAGAGCAGGCTCGTCTAGAAGCAGAGCGTAAGCTTGCGGAAGAGACAGTAGCCAAAGCGAAGGCTGAAGCTGAAGAAAAAGCGCGTCAAGAAGCGGAAAAAACCGTTGCCACTAAGGACAATGGCGTGCTAAATGATACGGAGCAAAATGCCTCCGACGTAGGAGCGGCAGAACCCGTGGAAACACCAAAACAGAAAAAAGCGCCAAAGAAGGCTACTCAGCCAGCAATGGACAGTAAAAAGCCAAGTGTTGCCCCTAAAGGCAAGAAAGGCGTTCGTCATGAAAGTGACAAAGAAAAAGATAAGCCTCGTGGTCGTAATAACCCAGACAACAAACGCAGTCGTGTAAACGTTAATGACGGTGATGAGTTTGGTCGTCGCGGCGGTAAGCTTGGTCGTAAGCATAAGAAAGCCACTAAGCAAGAGCACGGCTTCCAGAAGCCAACGGCTAAAATGATTCATGAAGTGGCTTTGCCTGAGAGCATCACCGTTGCTGAATTAGCTGAAAAGATGGCCGTTAAAGGCGCTGAAGTGATCAAGATCATGTTTAAGATGGGGGCGATGGCAACCATTAACCAAACAATTGATCGTGATACGGCGACTTTAGTCGTTGAAGAAATGGGTCATACGGTTAAATACATTGACGAAAATGCCGTGGAAAACGACATGATCGATGCTATCGATTATGAAGGTGAAGCCATTAAGCGTGCCCCAGTGGTTACGGTGATGGGTCACGTTGACCATGGTAAAACGTCTTTATTGGATTACATTCGTACCACACGTGTTGCGGCGGCGGAATCTGGTGGCATTACTCAGCATATCGGTGCCTATCATGTTGAAACACCACATGGAATGGTCAGCTTTCTAGATACACCTGGACACGCGGCCTTTACCTCTATGCGTGCTCGTGGTGCTAAAGCAACTGATATTGTTATCTTGGTTTGTGCGGCAGACGATGGTGTTATGCCACAAACCATTGAGGCCATTCAGCATGCTCGTGCAGCGGAAGTGCCTATGGTTGTTGCCATCACTAAGGTCGATAAAGAAGGTGCGGACATTGAGCGCGTGAAGAACGAGCTTGTTGCACAAGAAGTCGTTCCAGAAGAATGGGGCGGTGATATCCAATTCGTTGGTGTATCGGCTAAATCAGGTGAAGGTATTGAAGCACTTCTAGAAGCGGTATTGTTACAAGCTGAAGTACTTGAATTAAGCGCTGTTCCAAGTGCACCTGGTAAGGGTGTTGTTGTGGAAGCACGTTTGGACCGTGGTCGTGGTTCTGTTGCGACATTATTGGTGCAAAACGGTACCTTACGCAAAGGTGATATCGTCCTAGCTGGTCTTCAAATGGGTCGCGTACGCGCCTTGTTAGATGAAAATGGCAAAGCGATTGATGATGCTGGTCCTTCCATTCCTGTTGAGATCCTAGGTCTTGATGGTACGCCTGATGCGGGTGAAGAGTTCATCGTTGTTGCTGATGAGCGTAAAGCTCGTGAAGTGGCTAACTTCCGCCAAGGTAAATACCGTGAAGTACGTTTTGCTCGTCAGCATTCTGCGAAGCTTGAGAACCTGTTCTCTGAAATGGGTAAAGACGAAGTTCGTACTTTGAATGTGGTACTAAAAGCCGATGTTCGAGGTTCTTTAGAAGCCTTGATCAAATCTCTAACCGATTTGAATACTGACGAAGTAAAAGTGAACATCGTTTCTAGTGGTGTCGGTGGTATTACGGAAACAGATGCGACTTTGGCCTTAGCTTCAGAAGCGGTTATTTTTGGTTTTAACGTACGTGCCGATACGTCAGCGAAGCAATTCATTGAACGTGAAAGCATTGATCTACGTTACTACAGTGTCATCTACAACATCATCGACGATGTGAAACAAGCCCTTTCAGGCATGTTGACACCGGATCTACGTGAAGAAATTCAAGGTACTGCTGAAGTACGTGATGTCTTCCGTTCGCCTAAGTTTGGCTTGATCGCAGGTTGTATGGTTATCGAAGGTACGGTTTACCGTAATAAGCAGATCCGTGTCTTGCGTGATGATGTGGTGATCTACGAAGGTGAACTTGAGTCACTTCGTCGCTTCAAAGATGCGGTTAATGAAGTTAGCCGTGGTATGGAATGTGGTATCGGTGTGAAGAACTACACTGATGTCAAAGTAGGCGATAAGATCGAGGTTTTTGAAACCATCGAAGTTGCGCGTACGCTTTAA
- the nusA gene encoding transcription termination factor NusA translates to MSKEILLVVEAVSNEKDVPKQVIFEAVEIALASAAKRRFEEDALIRVSIDQRTGDYMTYRQWNIVADEDYSNPAFELTIDDSEEQNLGLGIGEVYEEEVESEEFGRIAAQTAKQVIVQKVREAERAKMVALYAEKVGKLVHGQVKKVTRDSLIIDLGENAEASLPKDQLIARESFRMNDRIRALLLEIREDNRGAQLILSRNDPAFMVELFRLEVPEIAEEVIEIRGASRDPGLRAKIAVKTNDRRIDPIGACVGMRGARVQAVSNEMNGERVDIVLWDDNPAQLVINAMAPAEVDSIVIDEDAHSMDVAVKADNLAQAIGRNGQNVRLASSLTGWSLNVMTSEDAEAKQQEESQKLIDLFVSGLNIDDDLAIQMVEEGFASLEEVAYVPMEEMLDIDGFDEDLVNELRSRAKEALLNQALQAEEQLDGAKPAEDLLTMEGMDNHLALVLASMGVITMEDLAEQSVDELLDVEGMTEERAASLILTARAPWFTESE, encoded by the coding sequence ATGAGCAAAGAAATTCTTTTGGTAGTAGAAGCCGTTTCCAACGAAAAAGATGTTCCGAAACAAGTTATTTTCGAAGCCGTTGAAATTGCTTTAGCGAGTGCTGCCAAGCGTCGTTTTGAAGAAGACGCATTAATTCGAGTGTCTATTGATCAGCGTACTGGTGATTATATGACGTATCGTCAGTGGAACATTGTTGCCGATGAAGATTATTCCAATCCTGCTTTTGAATTAACAATTGATGATTCTGAAGAACAGAACCTAGGTTTAGGCATAGGTGAAGTTTACGAAGAAGAAGTTGAGTCAGAAGAATTTGGGCGTATTGCTGCGCAAACAGCAAAACAGGTCATCGTTCAAAAAGTTCGTGAAGCTGAACGCGCGAAAATGGTTGCCTTGTATGCCGAGAAGGTTGGCAAGCTAGTTCATGGTCAGGTGAAGAAAGTGACTCGTGACAGCTTGATCATTGATCTTGGTGAAAATGCTGAGGCAAGTTTGCCAAAAGATCAGTTGATTGCTCGTGAAAGTTTCCGTATGAATGACCGCATTCGTGCCTTGTTATTGGAAATTCGTGAAGATAATCGTGGTGCACAATTAATTTTGTCACGTAATGATCCAGCCTTTATGGTTGAGTTATTCCGTCTTGAGGTGCCAGAAATTGCGGAAGAAGTGATTGAGATCCGTGGCGCTTCTCGTGATCCAGGTCTACGTGCCAAAATTGCTGTAAAAACCAATGATCGTCGCATTGATCCTATTGGAGCATGTGTTGGTATGCGTGGTGCACGAGTGCAAGCGGTTTCAAATGAAATGAATGGTGAGCGTGTCGATATCGTTCTTTGGGACGATAATCCAGCACAATTGGTTATCAATGCAATGGCGCCTGCTGAAGTGGACTCTATTGTTATTGATGAAGATGCACACTCTATGGATGTGGCGGTGAAAGCTGACAACCTAGCTCAAGCGATTGGCCGTAATGGTCAAAATGTTCGCTTAGCCTCATCTTTGACTGGCTGGTCATTGAATGTGATGACCAGTGAAGACGCAGAAGCGAAACAACAAGAAGAGTCGCAGAAACTTATCGACTTGTTTGTTTCTGGTCTTAATATCGACGACGATTTGGCTATTCAAATGGTTGAAGAGGGATTTGCTTCTTTGGAAGAAGTGGCTTATGTCCCAATGGAAGAAATGTTAGACATCGACGGATTTGATGAAGATTTAGTAAACGAACTTCGCTCACGGGCAAAAGAAGCTCTATTAAATCAAGCTCTTCAAGCAGAAGAGCAGTTGGATGGTGCAAAACCGGCTGAAGACTTGCTGACAATGGAAGGGATGGATAATCACCTTGCCTTGGTACTTGCTTCCATGGGGGTTATCACGATGGAAGACCTTGCCGAACAGTCTGTTGATGAGTTGCTTGACGTTGAAGGTATGACGGAAGAGCGCGCAGCCAGCCTAATTTTGACCGCTCGTGCACCTTGGTTTACTGAATCTGAATAA
- the rimP gene encoding ribosome maturation factor RimP: MSAKFTILEELVRPVVEGLEFEFWGMEYLSQGKDSVLRIFIETDAEKGIDVEDCARVSRQVSSILDVEDPITGEYHLEVSSPGLDRPLFSLTQYQAYVGSIVSLRLRVPFDGRRKFKGQLVGVENDDIVVRVDQEEYLLPIDLIDKGNIVPQF; the protein is encoded by the coding sequence TTGTCAGCTAAATTTACGATTTTAGAGGAACTTGTTCGTCCAGTTGTTGAAGGTCTGGAGTTCGAGTTTTGGGGAATGGAGTATTTATCGCAAGGTAAAGACTCTGTGCTGCGTATCTTTATTGAAACAGATGCTGAGAAAGGGATTGATGTTGAAGATTGTGCTCGTGTGAGCCGTCAGGTGAGTTCTATTTTGGATGTTGAAGATCCAATTACAGGTGAGTATCACCTAGAGGTCTCTTCACCAGGCTTGGATCGACCTTTATTTTCTTTGACTCAATATCAAGCATATGTTGGCTCAATTGTGTCTTTACGTTTGCGAGTGCCATTTGATGGGCGTCGTAAGTTTAAAGGACAGTTAGTGGGCGTTGAGAACGACGATATTGTCGTTCGTGTTGATCAAGAAGAATACTTGTTGCCGATTGATTTAATTGATAAAGGCAATATTGTTCCACAATTTTAA
- the secG gene encoding preprotein translocase subunit SecG → MEALILVFHVLAAIAIIALVLLQQGKGADAGASFGGGASQTVFGSQGGGSFFGKLTGVFALVFFITSFGLAFYASEQAKSVSGALDSLPSASQVSEETVELPALGEEKKASSDLPVTE, encoded by the coding sequence ATGGAAGCGCTTATTTTAGTTTTTCATGTTCTCGCCGCAATTGCGATTATTGCATTGGTGTTATTGCAGCAAGGTAAAGGCGCAGACGCTGGTGCTTCATTCGGTGGTGGTGCCTCTCAAACCGTATTTGGAAGTCAGGGTGGCGGTAGCTTCTTCGGTAAGCTAACCGGTGTTTTTGCGTTGGTTTTCTTTATTACCAGTTTTGGATTGGCGTTTTACGCTAGTGAGCAAGCTAAGAGTGTCTCTGGTGCTCTAGATTCTCTGCCTTCAGCCTCTCAAGTATCTGAAGAAACAGTTGAATTGCCTGCTCTAGGTGAGGAGAAGAAAGCGTCATCTGACCTTCCTGTAACGGAATAA
- the tpiA gene encoding triose-phosphate isomerase yields MIRQKIVAGNWKMNGSKASISSLVNGLLEMSESSAEVVVTPPFPYLSQVADVIAQQSGLVLAAQNLSQYEKGAYTGEVSTAMLTDFKVTYVLVGHSERRSLYGETDEVVAEKVKMALSAGLKPILCIGETLEEREAEQTLLVCERQVAAVIDVVGIQAFENIVIAYEPVWAIGTGLSASAQQAQDVHQAIRANLASLSTPVSEKVQILYGGSVKASTSAELFTMPDVDGALVGGASLDAKEFLDIVKAAG; encoded by the coding sequence ATGATTCGACAAAAAATAGTAGCTGGAAACTGGAAGATGAATGGTTCGAAAGCGTCAATTTCGAGCTTGGTTAACGGTCTATTAGAGATGTCAGAATCTAGTGCTGAAGTGGTTGTTACTCCCCCATTTCCTTATCTTTCACAAGTGGCAGATGTTATTGCTCAGCAAAGTGGACTAGTACTGGCTGCGCAAAACCTCAGTCAGTATGAAAAAGGGGCTTATACGGGTGAAGTTTCAACGGCTATGTTGACAGACTTCAAGGTGACTTATGTTCTAGTGGGTCACTCAGAGCGACGTTCTTTGTATGGTGAAACAGACGAAGTGGTTGCTGAAAAAGTGAAGATGGCTTTGTCAGCAGGTTTGAAACCCATTTTGTGTATCGGTGAAACGCTAGAAGAGCGTGAAGCTGAGCAAACTTTGCTTGTTTGTGAGCGTCAAGTTGCCGCGGTGATTGATGTGGTTGGCATTCAAGCGTTTGAGAATATAGTCATTGCTTATGAGCCAGTTTGGGCGATTGGTACTGGGTTATCTGCCAGTGCGCAACAGGCACAAGATGTGCATCAAGCAATTAGAGCCAATTTGGCAAGCTTATCTACACCGGTTTCTGAGAAAGTTCAGATTCTTTATGGTGGTAGTGTAAAGGCCTCAACCAGTGCAGAGTTATTTACCATGCCTGATGTTGATGGTGCCCTTGTGGGTGGCGCATCTTTGGATGCAAAAGAATTTTTAGACATAGTTAAAGCAGCAGGTTAA
- the glmM gene encoding phosphoglucosamine mutase, with protein sequence MRKYFGTDGIRGKVGTTPITPEFMLKLGWAAGQVFKEKDKKILIGKDTRISGYMFESALEAGIVAAGADVRLVGPMPTPAIAYLTRTFRASAGIVISASHNPFYDNGIKFFSAEGGKVSDEIEERIEYYLDQPMEVVESSLIGRARRIDDAAGRYIEYCKGTFPIGLQLSGLKIVVDCADGATYHVAPRVFSELGAEVISIGANPDGLNINEFSGATKPELLRKNVLAEDADIGIALDGDGDRLILVDRHGVVRDGDDILYIIANHLMSTGRFSGGVVGTLMSNFGLELAFSETGIGFSRAAVGDRYVNEKLVHHGWVLGGEPSGHIVCRSITTTGDGIVAALQVLQAMVEEGKALDELLTGLVKFPQKLKNIRVAERFIPNEEPALQKAIAVANERLNGLGRVLLRASGTEPLIRVMVEGRDDETVDELVDYLVEEVDAVVAAKQSA encoded by the coding sequence ATGCGTAAGTATTTTGGTACAGATGGTATTCGTGGCAAGGTTGGTACAACACCGATCACTCCTGAGTTTATGTTAAAGCTGGGTTGGGCTGCAGGTCAGGTATTTAAGGAAAAAGACAAGAAAATATTGATCGGTAAAGATACGCGTATTTCAGGCTATATGTTTGAATCTGCCTTAGAGGCAGGCATTGTTGCAGCCGGTGCTGATGTGCGTTTGGTGGGGCCAATGCCAACGCCCGCTATCGCTTATTTGACACGTACTTTTCGCGCCAGTGCTGGCATTGTGATCAGTGCCTCCCACAATCCTTTTTATGATAATGGCATTAAGTTTTTCTCAGCTGAGGGCGGTAAGGTCTCGGATGAAATTGAAGAGCGCATCGAATATTATTTAGACCAACCAATGGAAGTGGTTGAGTCGAGCTTGATCGGACGAGCTCGTCGTATTGATGATGCTGCAGGGCGTTATATTGAATATTGCAAAGGCACCTTTCCGATTGGTTTGCAGTTGAGCGGTCTTAAAATTGTGGTGGATTGTGCTGATGGCGCTACCTATCATGTCGCGCCTCGTGTATTTTCTGAGTTGGGTGCCGAAGTGATCTCCATTGGTGCCAATCCTGACGGCTTGAATATCAATGAGTTCAGTGGTGCGACCAAGCCGGAACTGTTGCGTAAAAATGTGTTGGCTGAAGATGCGGATATAGGTATTGCCTTAGATGGTGATGGCGATCGTCTGATTCTTGTTGACCGTCACGGTGTAGTACGTGATGGTGATGATATTTTATACATTATTGCCAATCATTTGATGAGCACAGGGCGCTTCAGTGGCGGTGTGGTCGGGACTCTTATGAGTAACTTTGGTTTGGAGTTGGCTTTTTCTGAAACCGGTATTGGCTTTAGTCGAGCGGCGGTTGGAGATCGTTATGTGAATGAAAAACTGGTTCACCACGGTTGGGTTCTGGGTGGCGAGCCATCTGGGCACATTGTCTGTCGATCTATTACGACAACGGGTGACGGTATTGTTGCGGCATTGCAAGTTTTACAGGCGATGGTGGAAGAAGGTAAGGCTTTGGATGAGCTATTGACTGGGCTGGTTAAGTTTCCACAAAAACTGAAAAACATCCGAGTGGCAGAACGTTTTATCCCGAATGAAGAGCCTGCTTTGCAGAAAGCCATTGCGGTGGCAAACGAAAGATTAAATGGTCTAGGGCGTGTGTTGTTACGAGCGTCTGGGACCGAACCCTTGATTCGGGTTATGGTAGAAGGTCGTGATGATGAAACGGTAGATGAATTGGTCGATTATTTGGTAGAAGAAGTTGACGCTGTTGTTGCGGCGAAGCAATCTGCCTAA